The following proteins are co-located in the Vigna unguiculata cultivar IT97K-499-35 chromosome 9, ASM411807v1, whole genome shotgun sequence genome:
- the LOC114163542 gene encoding uncharacterized protein LOC114163542, translating into MEGYRRCNNCGKEGHFRKDYLTLARATTRPPVQTPHQHQRRDRGNRPQATGRVYAMTGAEAAGLGNLVMGRCMIAGESLCVLYDSGATHSFVSIACVERLGLPVRELQCKLAVSTPASGLVRMSSLCARLPVEVEGRRYKGVVKEIQGGAQCFIIFARMEVGEKEGTLVIPVVHEFEDVLPDEVPGLPPNRKVEFSIDLVPGTCPMSMAPYHMALVELVELKKQIEKLMEKQFI; encoded by the exons ATGGAGGGTTACCGTagatgcaacaactgtggcaaggagggCCACTTTAGGAAGGACTATCTCACTCTTGCTAGGGCAACAACACGCCCTCCGGTTCAAACCCCTCACCAACACCAGCGGAgggacagaggcaacaggcctcaggcgacagGCAGGGTGTATGCCATGACCGGAGCAGAGGCTGCAGGCTTAGGTAATCTTGTTATGGGTCGATGCATGATAGCTGGTGAATCTTTGTGTGTactgtatgattctggagcgacacactcttttgtgtcaattGCTTGTGTGGAGCGTCTGGGTCTACCGGTGCGCGAGCTGCAGTGCAAACTGGCAGTATCTACCCCGGCGTCGGGTCTGGTCAGGatgtcgtccttgtgtgctaggcttccggtggaggtagagggacgcagaTACAAG GGAGTGGTGAAGGAGATTCAGGGTGGTGCGCAATGCTTCATAATCTTCGCTCGTATGGAGGTAGGGGAGAAGGAGGGAACATTGGTCATACCTGTGGTGCATGAGTTTGAAGACGTATTACCGGATGaagtaccagggttgcctcccaatagaaaggtggagttctctattgatctgGTACCAGGAACATGCCCGATGTCGATGGCTCCATATCACATGGCTTTGGTAGAGTTAGTggaactcaagaaacagatagagaAACTGATGGAGAAGCAGTTCATCTGA